A region of Homo sapiens chromosome 17, GRCh38.p14 Primary Assembly DNA encodes the following proteins:
- the MMP28 gene encoding matrix metalloproteinase-28 isoform 3 precursor (isoform 3 precursor is encoded by transcript variant 3), with the protein MVARVGLLLRALQLLLWGHLDAQPAERGGQELRKEAEAFLEKYGYLNEQVPKAPTSTRFSDAIRAFQWVSQLPVSGVLDRATLRQMTRPRCGVTDTNSYAAWAERISDLFARHRTKMRRKKRFAKQGEHC; encoded by the exons ATGGTCGCGCGCGTCGGCCTCCTGCTGCGCGCCCTGCAGCTGCTACTGTGGGGCCACCTGGACGCCCAGCCCGCGGAGCGCGGAGGCCAGGAGCTGCGCAAGGAGGCGGAG GCATTCCTAGAGAAGTACGGATACCTCAATGAACAGGTCCCCAAAGCTCCCACCTCCACTCGATTCAGCGATGCCATCAG AGCGTTTCAGTGGGTGTCCCAGCTACCTGTCAGCGGCGTGTTGGACCGCGCCACCCTGCGCCAGATGACTCGTCCCCGCTGCGGGGTTACAGATACCAACAGTTATGCGGCCTGGGCTGAGAGGATCAGTGACTTGTTTGCTAGACACCGGACCAAAATGAGGCGTAAGAAACGCTTTGCAAAGCAAGGTGAGCACTGTTAA